A stretch of DNA from Amphiprion ocellaris isolate individual 3 ecotype Okinawa chromosome 18, ASM2253959v1, whole genome shotgun sequence:
CATCGGCCTCCTCGGTGCAGGTCAGGAAGCGGTTGTTGGATCGGTCCAGAACCGGCAGCCTCCCCTTACAGAAGGAGTCTCCCGTGGAGCCGACGGGAGCCAAAACCACGATGACGTAGTGGTACGACGTGTACATGCAGTAGAAATCCCCGAAGTACACATTGGTGTTGTGGTTGAAGAGGACGTCGGCTTGGATCTGTACAGACACAGGCGGACAAACTCTCAGAAAAACAATGGTTCTGGAatggttctttaaaaaaaccaaAGACGCCTCAAACAATCATCAAGAAATGGTTCCGTTAGGCACCAGAAATGCTGCTGCAAAAATTTTTCAGCAAAACTAGGCTCCTTAAGGAACCATTTCTTCAAACAGTTCTTTAAAGAATCTCCAAAGGTGCCTCAAAGAATCATCAAGAAAAGGTTCCTTCAGGCACCATAAAAGACACTCCTAGCGAAAGGAGGTTCTTTAAGAAACCATTTTTATTAAAGTGTGTCATTGATGATGGTTATTGGAACCATTTTTTGATGAACTTTGAGGCACCTCTGGGGGTTCTTTAATGACCTGTATGGAGAAATGGCACTTTAAAGAACATTCTTTGGCTAAGGTTCTTTAGAACATAGATCATAGTTCCCTAAAGGGACACTACAAAATTCTCCAGGTAAAGATTTGAAGAAAACAAGTTCTGTAAAGAATCTATTTTTGCTGAAGTTCCTTGGAGTGCAGCTCAGTGTGTCTACAGGAGTCTTTCCAATGGTGTTTTGGTTACtttaagtttttgttttccatgaacTCTGACCAGCAGCCATCAACCACCACagtagtctttgtcatggtgcccgtcgCTAGTTAAACTCCCACAGTGCTCTCTGTTTGCCCAGATATTCTTTTATTTGGTTCCTTCTGTCCTTTAGTCTGGGGAggcacattttaaataatcttCATAATCTGTAGTTGACCAGATTATCAATCAATAACAATTAATCACAAAACAGGAAGTACATTAGATAATTGACCACATATGGATGAAGCCATTTTTAACACTGGACACACAACTTGTGCAGATAAAGCAGTTCAGTTCTATTAACTATTTGTTCATAGAATCAGTGTTGTAGTTAAATGTGTTTCCTCTGCATGTTGTTGGagctggttggaggtcattaacctccacagaagtctttgtcatggtgcctgttgttgctaaactcccacaatgctctctgctttaacatgaactgtagtctgagtgacgcctcctctggtctctacaggattatACAGaaagaggctccacctgctggaacaaccaggaactacagctgatctacatttactgacatcatggCCTTTGTTTCCTGCTTGATCCGTTAAATTATTATCAGAAACAGCCGACTGATTATGAAGATCTCTAATCTGAACACTATAGCTGTGACACGGTCTTGGATGTGTGATCACCTgcgtgatgatgttcagtgtttggtgtccatcagCCTCTGAGCATCACctggtgtgtgtggtgtgttcaGGTACCTGGAAGCGGTGGGGTCCGTACGGAGAGTCCTGCGGGGGTTTCCCAGTGTTGAACTCGGTGTTGCAGCTGAAGAAGATTCCCTCCAGTTTTCCGCTGATGGGCGAACCATGGCTGCCGCTGTCGTCTTTCACCGCCGGCAGCAGGTGGCGACATTGAGCGTCTCTGTTCACAGCAGACACGATGattgaaaaaacataaaacacgaGCAGAGGACGGACGAGGACGTCAGCCGGCAGCAGGACGCACCTGTCTGGCAGGAAGTAGTCCGTCTGCTGGTTCCTGTAGAAGACGGTGAAGGGCAACATCCTGCCGCCGATGGCCTCggctttctgcagcagctggttcAGGTGGACGCTGGAATAATCTGCAGAAACATAGCCGCCATCTTTACTAACCAGCTCTGTCTGTGGTCTGATAGTTTTCTTCTGTCTCATGTTGCCAAAATGAATTCAGAACTTTGAATGTTTCTAATGATGCTGAAAAGAAATTATTAGATAATGAGGAAATCTGAGGGGATGACTGGACTTAAATGAACCGAACAAATCAGTCGAGGAGGAAGTGGTTCTATAACGGTCAGATCACGTTCACACAGTCAGGCTAGTTTGATCCAGATTCAAGAATCAGCAAAATAACGTCACACAAGATGAAGATCTGTGGTAAACTCTGGTCAAAACTCTGGTTAAACAACTCAGCTTAACTCAGTTAGCCTGACAAttagcctgatagttagcctAACAGTTAGCCTGGCAGTTAGCATGACAGTTAGCCCAACAGTTAGCCTGAGGGCTAGCCTGTCGTGGTCCAGGTAAGTTGCCAGTGTAAATGTCCAGAGTTTAAAGTAAGCTAAATCTGGTTCATGGAACTCGACTTAAAGTCAGACTAACTGAAGCCTGATGTTCTGCAGCAGACTAGCTGTAGAGATGTGGAACTGGTGAGTCGGACCTGCGGTGCAGAACTCGATGATCTCGCTCCACTGGGAAACAGCGTATTCTCCGTCCGGCTGCTTGGCGGCCGTCTGCACGGCGATGGTGTACTCGGTCCGAGGACTCAGGAACCAGTGACCTCGGACCGTCATCGGCAGCGGAACCGCCTTTGCCACCAGCTTAGTGGGAACGTCCTGAAAGACAGGAGTTCTTAGCTTCTGCTGTTTCATCAATAATCCCAGTGATCTGTAGTTATGAGGAACTTAAGAAAGTCCATAAAGAGTTAATCCTTTATATCCTTAAACACACCAGCAGGAAAAGTTAGCATTTGTAAGACAAtcagacagaaactgaaaaaaaagctctATGAGTttatactgggaaccagtttaaagaggctgaaacatactgggaaccagtttgggaaccagtttaaagaggctgaaacatactgcaAACCAATTTAAAGAGGCTAGAACGTACTGGGAACCAATTTAAAGaagctgaaacatactgggaaccagtttaaagaagcTGAAACATACTGAGAACCAGCTTAAAGAGGTTAAAACATATTAGGAACGAATTTAAAGGAGCTggaacatactgggaaccagtttaaagaggttAAAAGATATTGGGAACCACTTTAAAGaagctgaaacatactgggaaccagtttaaagaggttAAAAGATATtgagaaccagtttaaagaagcTGAAACATACTGAGAACCAGTTTGAAGAGACtagaacatactgggaaccaggtAAAAGAGGCtagaacatactgggaaccagtttaaagaggctaaaacatactgggaaccagttaaaagaggctaaaacatactgggaaccagtttaaagagactaGAACCTACTaagaaccagtttaaagaggctagaacatactgggaaccagtttaaagaggttCAAACATGAGAAGGACGGTTCCTCGGTTCCCACCTTGTGTTTGAACTTGTTGCAGCTCATGTTCTCCTTCTTGTTCAGGTCGATGAAGTAGTGGCTGATCCGGTCCCGCCCTCTGCTGTCCATGGACCAACTGATCTTGAAGGAGTCGCAGGTGATGCTGCTGACGGTGATCTGCTGAGGAAGCGGCAGGTCGTCCACGTCTCCGATGCCGCTGTCTGCAGACTCTGTTCCTGGAAACATGATGGCAGAAAATCCCTCAGAGTTCATCCTCATTAATATGTTGATTATTTTACGGTTGAACCTCTGAGCAGACGTCCTGGAGTTCTGATGTCCTGATGCTTTTCTGTCAGATCCACTTCTTTCTCATGAAGTATTTCCTTTAAATTCTGGTTTAAGGCAGaaagtttttgtgtaattttttgtatttatgttgttcATTCCTTCTTGTTCTGATCAcggctgcagctaatgatgaTGTTTGCTGTGAACTGTTTtctaaatgaatcaatcaactgttctataaaacattagaaaacgGAGAAacatgtggatcagagtttcatggaatgtctggtttagtccagagatcttcagtttactgaaaatattcacatttcagaacTTTAAATGAGAATTTaagtgtttctgtttaaaatacTCTGATCATGTATCAGAACAGTTCCTGTAATAATTGACGACTGATTGATTGTTCTACCTCCAACTGGTGGACAACATTCTCAGATCCTTTTGATTCatcttttcagttttacagctttgtatttttgcattacAGAAACCAATCAGTGAGATTGGTCGGTTATTCAGCAGATTTATACAGAATATTAATATCTTAATAGATAATATTTagttaaatcacagaaatgcgattttttttttaaattttcttttaagcTCAAACTGATTCATGTGATCTGCAGCTCAGAgtagaaaataaaatctgatattCCTCCTAATTAAAGCTAAATACTCCggactgtggagctgcaggcTGATGTGATTTATACAAAGCTTAAAGTTGAGTCTCTGATTGAAGCGGCGCTGTGGGAGGAGCCTGGTGATGATGTAAGCAGCTTATGTCAGAGCGGTGAAGGTCGGACAGATGTGACCTCAGATCCTTCAACATGGAGGCAGAAgcaactgcagaaaacatcttaTCTGTTTCTGGTAATATTTATTCCTGTAAAATCCTCCTGTTAACACTCCAAAACACAGACGgatggtttaaaaaaacatgtttgttgttttaaaaagtgcCAAAAGGACCTTTTATCAgcaaagaaactaaaaacattCTAACAGTCCTTGAACGTATCATATGTGACGAGTTGTTCCTTCAGGAAAACCAAACCTGAATCAGAATCACTACATGTCGACCAAAACAaggctcaaaacaacaaaaacgagtcaatatgagaaaatgaaagacaaagcagaaataatgagacataaaatgacaaaaatgagactcaaaatgatgcaaaagaaaaaatatgattcaaaatgagaaaatgagagacaaatcctaaaaaatgtgacacaaaataagaaaatggagacataaaattagaaaaatgagactcaaaatgagaaaatgagactcaaaatgatgctagacaaaaaaatacaattcaaaataagaacatgaaaagcaaataataaaaaatgtgacacaaaatgaagcaaaacaagaaaattgagactcaaaattagaaaatgagactcaaaactacaaaaacgaaactcaaactgagaaaatgacacagaaattgtaaaaaaaatctaaaataacaaaaaaatacaactcaaaataagaacatgagacaaataattaaaaatgtgacaataagCGAGAAAATTAAGactcaaaatgagaaaatgagacaaaacataaataatgagatataaaattaaataaatatgacacaaaatgacacaaaacaagaaaactagatttgaaattagaaaaatgagactcaaaatgatgcaaatgaagacaaataagattcaaaatgctacaaatgaaatttaaaatgataaatactaaacacaaaacaagaaaaaatagaggaaaaataacaaaaataagattttaaacaatgtaaaacaagaaaaaccagactcaaaatgagaaaatgagactcggaatagtaaaatatctatatgtGTGGAGGCTCCATTTTAAATttcttctgtaaaaacaaacagaactgtggggttaaatatttcattattctGTGGACAGACTTTAAGTAGAGTCTGTTTTTATAAAACGTTCGCCTCTGATTCAGACAAACAGCTGCTGGTTTATTAGTGcagaaaaatgactaaatctgTGGAACTTCCTCTTAAATCTGGCAAAAATGACGACAGACTGAAGAGCcgctctgtttctgtttctggagGACAAAAGGCTTCAGTCAGGAGAAACTCTGAACAAGGAGTCTGTTCAGAAACAAAGTGGAcgagcagcagaaaaacaaaaccagaaccGCCTCaaaacctcctcagaatcatctggttcttcatctccagaaactttattaatgatcagagttctaccttcatactgggaatatttccagagttccaggttcTTGAAGTCTATAGAGGAGAttgtcccctggagaaagttctagagtagacctactgacaactgtccagttgtcagtaggtctactttagaactttctccaggggacaatctcctttcctgcttccagtcttcaaatttagtctcacttagaacattccaggtccttgaagtccatagaggtgggtccagatttatcacaaAGCtggaaaaccaccacaaaacacccaaaatcaccacaaaaaggaccaaaaccaCCAttaaacaggtgaaattgcgaCAAgaactcaaatttggcacaaaaaacttGCAGAATGACctcaaaaacagccaaaattaccctgaaacattcaaatatgcaaaaacatggGAAATCAGTACAAAAACGGCCAATTTTACCGTGAAAAAGACCAGAATTACtataaaacaggtgaaattcGGACAAGGATTCAAatttggctcaaaaaacatgcaacatgcaaaataatcacaaaaaggTTTGAAATAACCACTGCTGGTTAAGCTGCTGGTAAAAACTGAAACCAGATCACTGCTAAAAAAGGGAACAGCCataaaaaggataaaaatcaccacaaattgaccaattttgtgtcttttgtgacaattttacatttttttaagtaattctgtcagtttttgttgtgattttcaatctttttgtgccaattttgcatctttttgtggtaatttcaaaACTTTTTGTATCTTCTtcaattctgtattttattatgGTTATTCCAAACCTTTTTCTGccaattttatgtctttttgtgataatattttgaataataatagcattttttcataattttgtgaggttttgttgtaattttgcatctttttgtgccaattttgcatctttttcggTTATTTCAAACCTTTTAGTggaatttagcatctttttgtgtcaattttacacatttttgtggttatttcacatctttttgtggcattttgctGCGACATAGAatcctagaaacaatcattggttccctGGATGTGGTTCTGGTTTCTGATAATTTACCAGAGAAAACATTATAAAGGTGATTGTGATTAAACtttaaggctcatatcagcatgttgggAAGTGGTTGATCAGAACCATTTTAGAAGACTGAAGAAGAAACCACGACCATCTAGAGACAGGGTTCACTCTGAGGTGAAACAGATTCTAATCTAACATCCTGTAAAGGAAAGTTTGAGCTCTGAGGCCTCATAAACTAACATCCTCTTTATAAACCAACCAGCAGCTAGGCTTTATCTGGTCTTAACATGGcagaacatttgtttttgtggaacGCTGAAGAAGCAGAAGTGTTCccatccttcctcctcctcctcttcatcccgCCACTGAATGGAGGAGCTGAAGCTTCCATT
This window harbors:
- the phyhiplb gene encoding phytanoyl-CoA hydroxylase-interacting protein-like, translating into MTEVRSLQLAEGTESADSGIGDVDDLPLPQQITVSSITCDSFKISWSMDSRGRDRISHYFIDLNKKENMSCNKFKHKDVPTKLVAKAVPLPMTVRGHWFLSPRTEYTIAVQTAAKQPDGEYAVSQWSEIIEFCTADYSSVHLNQLLQKAEAIGGRMLPFTVFYRNQQTDYFLPDRDAQCRHLLPAVKDDSGSHGSPISGKLEGIFFSCNTEFNTGKPPQDSPYGPHRFQIQADVLFNHNTNVYFGDFYCMYTSYHYVIVVLAPVGSTGDSFCKGRLPVLDRSNNRFLTCTEEADGSLSFRHAQDVILEVMYTEPVDLSLGTVARISGHQLMSLSTANAKKDPSCKICNISVGR